The following coding sequences lie in one Paenibacillus durus ATCC 35681 genomic window:
- a CDS encoding YlaN family protein: MTSSELQEQLNTLAVTLLQEDADKIQKLIEVQMENLATRYCPLYEEVLDTQMYGFSREVDFAVRAGLLPELTGREIVSKLERELAVLYEALNEKAKQ; encoded by the coding sequence ATGACTTCGTCGGAATTGCAGGAACAATTAAATACCTTAGCAGTCACTCTTCTGCAAGAAGATGCCGATAAGATTCAGAAGCTCATCGAAGTGCAGATGGAGAATCTGGCTACTCGATACTGCCCTCTCTATGAGGAAGTGCTGGACACCCAAATGTACGGCTTCTCCAGAGAGGTCGACTTTGCGGTCAGAGCGGGCCTGCTGCCCGAGCTTACGGGCAGAGAAATTGTAAGCAAGCTGGAGCGGGAACTGGCTGTATTGTATGAAGCGCTGAACGAAAAGGCGAAACAATAG
- a CDS encoding HPr family phosphocarrier protein translates to MSSNSNSNSNNAAIVEIAQTASKFASSIVLQADNKYIDVKSILGLFTTLVSSQNYELHVHGSDAEEAKKAMSEVFAKYDLKFTVVEE, encoded by the coding sequence ATGTCCAGTAACAGTAACAGTAACAGTAACAATGCAGCCATTGTGGAAATTGCTCAAACAGCGAGTAAGTTCGCTTCCTCGATCGTCCTTCAGGCCGACAACAAGTACATTGACGTAAAAAGCATCCTGGGTCTGTTCACAACTCTGGTATCCAGTCAGAATTATGAACTACACGTACACGGAAGCGATGCCGAAGAGGCGAAGAAGGCGATGAGCGAAGTCTTCGCCAAGTACGACTTGAAATTTACAGTTGTAGAGGAATAA
- a CDS encoding CBS domain-containing protein: MTTQPVTVTLQDNIYEAAVKMRDNDTGFIPVVDFSDGNTLIGVVTDRDLVIRGYAEKHSGSTSVERVMTTGIRCASQSTSVDEAAELMASQQIRRLPVTDGKKLIGVVSLGDLAVRNIFADNAGAALSDISEQHGLH; this comes from the coding sequence ATGACCACCCAGCCGGTTACGGTGACCCTGCAGGACAATATTTATGAAGCGGCCGTCAAAATGCGAGATAATGACACCGGATTTATTCCTGTCGTTGATTTTTCCGACGGCAATACGCTCATCGGCGTCGTTACCGACCGCGACCTTGTCATCCGCGGATATGCCGAGAAGCATTCGGGATCGACATCGGTGGAGAGAGTAATGACTACAGGGATTCGCTGTGCTTCGCAATCCACGTCAGTCGATGAAGCCGCCGAATTGATGGCTTCGCAGCAAATCCGCCGCCTGCCGGTAACGGACGGCAAGAAGCTGATCGGAGTCGTGTCCCTCGGCGATTTGGCTGTGCGCAATATTTTTGCCGATAATGCCGGAGCCGCGCTGTCCGATATATCCGAGCAGCATGGCCTGCACTAG
- a CDS encoding helicase-associated domain-containing protein produces MTMNDRGISGGDAELQRLSGDACSVLKRICAAHADHPFQEGREDSLRPSEMTRAEFRLALSELWREGWLAAVRKIGGERIFYIPSGRWETAQNHFFPITPPTLSSDGIHLSAQADPGLAGELFRALLFAAEEGLPLTAKGAVHKKYVNLLAAKLQLNERHLQGLGLRSPYPEDYPLPAILAMDLLLHLGLLERGQQAYSLAAPSVENWLRLDDSEMFALLLSAVSRRYGRRTAADRHFRCLIARPAYLPGRWYSLKDTVGWMEAQGLSAPGDRAALMEASVAWLNGLAGFGWCEAGVTAEGSPCFRWTSVKPQAEQPIKKAGQAAERIIVQPDLEVLVPEETSYSLRWSLACFAELDQCDGMWSFRLTRERLERASGRGMSPQEIIAWLDRCADHGLPGEVRAVLGQWSRDIGRTALAETLVLSCRNEQDADLIAGHPRLLGSLERLGPRHFGVSRDQANLVRKELASAGMAPLEGLPSRSDEAKSADGLFRLSSPPSGESEPGLQFTLPSDPAAGLWRGDDYAAALPPEMPPTLASPKELWPDSADVPSMWIKERRRYHASTARLIMEQAMKWGTKVRLTMEEQTCEFIPSRILPGAWKVSGYLLGESGETSQERELSDEDWDKIQLVVPSFPAVPPSAPGGGCGMMG; encoded by the coding sequence ATGACGATGAATGACCGAGGAATCAGCGGTGGAGATGCGGAGCTTCAGAGGCTGTCCGGCGATGCATGCAGCGTGCTGAAACGAATCTGCGCGGCGCACGCGGACCATCCGTTTCAGGAAGGAAGGGAAGATTCGCTTCGTCCGTCTGAAATGACCCGCGCCGAATTCAGATTGGCGCTTTCGGAGCTTTGGCGGGAGGGATGGCTCGCAGCGGTGCGGAAAATCGGGGGGGAGAGAATATTCTATATTCCGTCTGGAAGATGGGAGACTGCGCAGAATCACTTTTTCCCTATAACTCCTCCTACCTTGAGTTCAGACGGGATTCATTTGTCCGCCCAGGCGGACCCGGGGCTCGCGGGAGAACTGTTCCGCGCACTGCTGTTTGCGGCGGAGGAAGGACTGCCTCTGACCGCCAAAGGGGCCGTCCATAAAAAATATGTTAACTTGCTCGCCGCTAAGCTTCAGCTGAACGAGCGGCATTTACAGGGGCTGGGCCTGCGCTCGCCTTATCCGGAAGACTATCCTCTCCCTGCAATCTTGGCTATGGATCTGCTGCTTCATCTGGGGCTGCTTGAACGGGGTCAGCAGGCTTATTCGCTCGCGGCCCCCTCGGTGGAGAATTGGCTGCGCCTCGATGACAGCGAGATGTTTGCGCTGCTTCTGAGCGCAGTCTCCCGGCGATACGGCCGCCGGACGGCCGCCGACCGGCATTTCCGCTGTCTGATCGCTCGCCCGGCATATCTTCCGGGACGATGGTATTCACTGAAGGATACGGTCGGCTGGATGGAGGCCCAAGGGCTGTCAGCGCCCGGGGATAGAGCCGCGCTTATGGAGGCGTCCGTCGCATGGCTGAACGGCCTTGCCGGATTCGGCTGGTGCGAAGCCGGCGTCACCGCTGAAGGAAGTCCTTGCTTCCGCTGGACTTCCGTGAAGCCGCAGGCGGAGCAGCCTATAAAGAAGGCGGGTCAAGCTGCGGAGCGGATTATCGTACAGCCGGATCTTGAGGTGCTCGTACCGGAGGAGACATCATATAGCCTTCGCTGGAGTCTGGCGTGCTTCGCTGAGCTGGATCAGTGCGATGGCATGTGGAGCTTCAGGCTAACCAGGGAGCGGCTGGAGCGGGCATCCGGCAGAGGGATGTCTCCGCAAGAGATCATAGCCTGGCTGGACCGATGCGCGGATCACGGTCTGCCTGGCGAGGTCAGAGCCGTACTCGGCCAATGGAGCCGCGATATCGGCCGTACGGCGCTTGCAGAGACGCTGGTGCTCTCCTGCAGAAACGAGCAGGATGCCGATTTAATTGCCGGGCATCCCCGGCTGCTGGGCAGCCTGGAAAGGCTCGGCCCCCGCCATTTCGGGGTGAGCCGCGACCAGGCTAACCTGGTCCGCAAGGAGCTCGCTTCAGCCGGTATGGCTCCGCTGGAAGGGCTGCCCAGCCGAAGCGATGAAGCGAAGAGCGCTGATGGATTGTTTCGTCTAAGCAGCCCCCCATCCGGGGAGAGCGAACCTGGCCTCCAATTTACGCTGCCGTCCGATCCCGCCGCAGGGCTGTGGCGCGGCGATGATTATGCCGCCGCCCTGCCGCCGGAGATGCCGCCGACGCTAGCGTCACCCAAGGAGCTATGGCCGGATTCGGCGGATGTGCCGTCCATGTGGATCAAAGAAAGGCGCCGATACCACGCTTCAACTGCCCGTCTGATTATGGAACAAGCCATGAAATGGGGGACGAAGGTAAGGCTAACCATGGAAGAACAGACATGTGAATTTATTCCCTCCCGCATTTTGCCGGGAGCGTGGAAGGTATCCGGATATTTACTCGGCGAATCCGGCGAGACTTCGCAAGAACGGGAGCTTTCCGATGAGGACTGGGACAAGATTCAGCTCGTCGTTCCCTCATTTCCCGCCGTTCCCCCTTCTGCTCCGGGCGGCGGTTGTGGTATGATGGGATAG
- a CDS encoding YugN family protein, which translates to MIFENTGLIGLQSDLQYLDESAEKAGFIRWQWEYYRATYDCKIEDAAGGGDYFLRINTRAVEGKLEKPDAVLAIEAVYLGKATFPHGLEYESTVPQSVLDIAGERIIELKTLLEA; encoded by the coding sequence ATGATTTTTGAGAATACGGGGCTTATAGGGCTGCAAAGCGATCTTCAGTATCTGGACGAGAGCGCCGAAAAGGCTGGTTTCATCCGCTGGCAGTGGGAGTACTACCGGGCTACGTATGACTGTAAAATCGAAGACGCTGCTGGCGGCGGGGATTACTTTCTGCGGATCAACACTCGCGCTGTCGAGGGCAAACTGGAGAAGCCGGACGCGGTACTTGCGATTGAAGCCGTTTACCTGGGCAAAGCGACCTTTCCCCACGGTCTGGAATACGAGTCAACTGTTCCACAGTCTGTGCTGGACATTGCCGGAGAACGGATCATTGAATTAAAAACACTACTTGAGGCATGA
- the ftsW gene encoding putative lipid II flippase FtsW, translating to MKDNDNRPRKGTPDFQLLILTLLLVGFGLIMVFSSSSALTLVSEKFGNDPLYFVKKQIIWVLLGTVAMFAAMNIHYSKFKKWYAPLFVITLILLLFVASTERINGASSWLSIGRLGIQPTELAKLSIILYLAALITKKGERLRDLRSGYIPVMVIVGIVAGLIMLQPDLGSCLILVATSGLVIYAGGASLKHILVSIVLLVLGAGLVIGGKMVIDSLSPHSEQAAVNQDYRKGRIEAFIDPTQDAEGAGFNIIQSLTALGQGGLGGSGIGKGVQKLHYLPYPYTDFIFSVIGEELGFAGTLLFLLVYLYFIWRGILVALRCKDPFGTLIGIGVMGLIAIQAFVNIGGVTKTIPLTGVTLPFISYGGSSLLVTMLSMGIILNISRENSRPIKEEHTKSVRITSSVSR from the coding sequence ATGAAAGATAACGACAATCGCCCAAGAAAGGGCACACCCGATTTTCAACTATTAATTTTGACGCTGCTGCTCGTGGGATTCGGCCTCATTATGGTCTTCAGTTCAAGTTCAGCTCTCACTTTGGTCAGCGAGAAATTCGGTAACGACCCGCTGTATTTTGTGAAAAAGCAGATCATTTGGGTTCTGCTCGGAACGGTTGCCATGTTTGCGGCCATGAATATTCACTACAGCAAGTTCAAGAAGTGGTATGCGCCGCTGTTTGTTATTACGCTTATTCTGCTGCTGTTCGTAGCCTCCACCGAACGGATCAACGGGGCAAGCAGCTGGCTGAGCATTGGCAGACTCGGCATCCAGCCGACGGAGCTTGCCAAATTATCGATTATCCTGTATCTGGCCGCCCTGATTACCAAAAAAGGCGAACGCCTGCGTGATCTGCGGTCAGGTTATATACCGGTCATGGTCATCGTCGGTATCGTAGCGGGACTGATTATGCTTCAGCCCGATTTGGGCTCCTGCCTTATTCTCGTCGCCACAAGCGGACTGGTTATTTATGCCGGAGGAGCAAGCCTTAAGCATATCCTGGTGTCCATCGTACTGCTCGTATTGGGCGCGGGTCTGGTCATAGGCGGAAAAATGGTGATTGACTCGCTCTCTCCCCATTCGGAGCAGGCAGCGGTGAATCAGGATTACCGAAAAGGACGGATCGAAGCTTTTATCGACCCGACCCAGGACGCCGAAGGCGCAGGATTTAACATCATTCAATCGTTGACTGCGCTTGGACAGGGAGGCTTGGGCGGTTCCGGTATCGGCAAAGGCGTGCAAAAGCTGCACTATCTGCCATACCCGTATACGGATTTTATTTTTTCCGTCATCGGAGAGGAGCTCGGCTTTGCCGGCACGCTTCTGTTTCTGCTGGTTTATCTCTATTTTATCTGGCGAGGCATTCTCGTGGCGCTTAGGTGCAAGGACCCTTTCGGAACGTTGATCGGCATTGGTGTCATGGGACTTATCGCGATTCAGGCATTTGTCAATATCGGCGGGGTAACAAAGACCATTCCGCTGACTGGTGTTACGCTTCCATTTATCAGCTACGGCGGCTCTTCGCTTCTGGTCACGATGCTGTCGATGGGCATTATTCTTAATATTTCGCGGGAAAACTCCCGGCCAATAAAAGAAGAGCATACAAAGTCGGTCAGAATCACCAGTTCAGTCTCCCGCTAA
- a CDS encoding Asp23/Gls24 family envelope stress response protein yields the protein MAEQLQLEMGNIRISNDVVSKIAGMAALETPGIAAMSGGLSEGWAKRLSGKNVQKGVTVEVGQLEAAVDLRIIVLYETPIHEVCRMLQQNVREAIESMTGLRVVEVNVKVEGVAFKNDEIS from the coding sequence ATGGCGGAACAACTTCAACTGGAAATGGGAAATATACGAATCTCTAATGACGTAGTCTCAAAAATTGCCGGTATGGCTGCCTTGGAGACTCCAGGAATCGCAGCCATGTCAGGAGGGTTGTCTGAGGGCTGGGCCAAGCGTCTTAGCGGTAAAAACGTGCAAAAAGGCGTAACCGTGGAAGTGGGGCAGCTGGAGGCGGCGGTAGATTTGCGGATTATCGTGCTGTACGAAACGCCGATCCACGAGGTATGCCGGATGCTGCAGCAGAACGTCCGCGAAGCGATCGAGAGCATGACAGGCCTGCGCGTCGTCGAAGTGAATGTCAAGGTGGAAGGCGTTGCTTTCAAGAACGATGAAATTTCGTAA
- a CDS encoding YlbF family regulator yields MSVAEYNTVDMAEVLTGAYELGDMINQSAEVADYLYWKGRVAANSDIQNLVGKLRSKKELFEETERFGHFHPNYHAAKEEVGAVEAELDEFEEVARFKLAEKALDDMLHSMSETIAYAVSDNIKVPGNDPLPKGGCGSGGKCSCG; encoded by the coding sequence ATGAGCGTAGCGGAATATAATACGGTCGATATGGCCGAAGTGCTGACGGGCGCCTATGAATTGGGCGATATGATTAACCAATCCGCTGAAGTAGCGGATTATTTATACTGGAAGGGACGGGTTGCCGCCAATTCTGATATCCAGAACTTGGTCGGAAAGCTTCGGAGCAAGAAAGAACTTTTCGAGGAAACCGAGCGTTTCGGCCACTTCCATCCGAATTATCATGCAGCCAAGGAAGAGGTTGGGGCGGTGGAGGCCGAATTGGATGAATTCGAGGAGGTTGCCCGCTTCAAGCTGGCGGAGAAGGCGCTGGACGATATGCTCCATTCCATGTCGGAGACGATTGCCTATGCGGTTTCGGACAACATCAAGGTTCCCGGCAATGATCCTTTGCCTAAAGGCGGCTGCGGCAGCGGAGGCAAATGCTCCTGCGGCTGA
- the cax gene encoding calcium/proton exchanger, which yields MKKWISPSLLVITFVLSAIGHYANWDHTLQFVLSAIAVVFVAGFLGRATESVAHYAGQRLGGFLNATFGNAAELIIAFFLVKEGLFDMVKASLAGSIIGNLLLVLGLSIFAGGLKYKVQSFNVTLAGMNGSLMIVGVIALFVPAMFLNTHSITEGETDTLSLVVAGVLIIAYIAWLLFSMITHKQYLDDVTEDNEEELPNEHTPSWSRGQSILYLILATVMVAFVSEWLVGTLESLTERFGLSELFVGAFLVAIIGNAAEHSAAILLAMKNKIGAAVEIAVGSSLQIALFVAPVLIFASYFIGNTMDIVFTTIELVAIAVAVFIARSITQDGATNWYEGLLLLGVYVILGVSFYLV from the coding sequence TTGAAGAAATGGATTTCTCCATCGCTGCTCGTTATCACCTTCGTACTTAGCGCCATCGGACATTACGCCAACTGGGATCATACGCTTCAATTCGTGCTGTCCGCCATCGCCGTTGTATTCGTAGCCGGATTTCTCGGCAGGGCCACGGAGAGCGTCGCCCATTACGCCGGTCAACGGCTGGGAGGCTTTCTTAACGCTACCTTCGGCAACGCCGCCGAACTGATTATCGCTTTTTTCCTTGTTAAAGAAGGGTTGTTCGACATGGTAAAAGCAAGTTTGGCCGGGTCCATTATCGGCAACCTGCTGCTTGTGCTGGGACTAAGCATCTTCGCGGGTGGCTTAAAGTACAAGGTGCAGAGTTTCAATGTTACACTTGCCGGGATGAACGGCTCGCTGATGATTGTGGGCGTAATTGCCTTGTTCGTTCCGGCCATGTTCCTGAATACCCATTCGATAACCGAAGGGGAGACGGATACGCTCAGCCTGGTTGTAGCCGGGGTCCTGATCATCGCCTATATCGCCTGGCTGCTCTTCTCGATGATTACGCATAAACAATATTTGGACGACGTTACCGAAGACAATGAGGAAGAGCTGCCGAACGAGCACACGCCCTCATGGTCAAGGGGCCAATCGATTCTGTACCTGATTCTCGCCACTGTAATGGTCGCTTTTGTCAGTGAATGGCTGGTTGGCACGCTCGAGAGCCTGACTGAACGCTTTGGACTCAGCGAGCTGTTCGTGGGCGCGTTCCTCGTTGCGATTATTGGTAATGCGGCGGAGCACAGCGCCGCCATCCTGCTCGCCATGAAGAACAAAATCGGCGCGGCTGTGGAAATCGCGGTCGGCAGCAGCCTGCAAATTGCCCTGTTCGTGGCGCCTGTGCTTATTTTCGCCAGCTACTTTATTGGCAATACGATGGACATTGTCTTTACCACGATTGAGCTGGTGGCGATCGCAGTAGCGGTCTTCATCGCCAGATCCATCACCCAGGACGGCGCGACCAACTGGTACGAAGGACTGCTGCTGCTTGGCGTATATGTTATCCTTGGCGTTTCCTTCTACCTCGTTTAA
- a CDS encoding aminopeptidase, which produces MKDPRIQKLAANLVGYSVNVQPGENVLVEMVGSERDLVKAIVEEIGKAGGHAFVQLIDRTVLRSMLLTATEESLRTWAEIDLNRMKQMQAYIGIRAGDNVNDLSDVPEEKMRLYNSLYFHPVHSEQRVKHTKWVVLRYPNSSMAQLANTSTEAFEDFYFNVCNLDYAKMDKAQDPLAELMSKTDKVRITGPGTDISFSIKGIGAQKCSGHRNIPDGEVYSAPVRDSVNGTISYNAATLYNGVTLENIKFTFENGKIVEATSNDTARLNEILDSDEGARYIGEFAIGLNPYILHPMKDILFDEKIAGSLHFTPGQAYEETDNGNRSSIHWDLVLIQRPEYGGGEIYFDDRLIRKDGLFVIPELEALNPEQLK; this is translated from the coding sequence ATGAAAGATCCGCGAATTCAGAAATTGGCCGCAAATCTGGTCGGCTATTCCGTAAACGTGCAGCCGGGAGAGAATGTGCTGGTCGAAATGGTCGGCAGCGAACGCGATCTCGTTAAAGCTATTGTAGAGGAAATCGGGAAGGCCGGTGGACATGCGTTCGTGCAGCTGATCGACCGAACCGTACTGCGCAGCATGCTGTTGACGGCTACTGAGGAAAGTCTGCGTACTTGGGCTGAGATCGATTTGAACCGTATGAAGCAAATGCAGGCATATATCGGCATCCGCGCCGGCGACAATGTCAACGACTTGTCCGACGTGCCGGAAGAGAAAATGCGTCTGTATAATTCGCTGTATTTCCATCCGGTACATAGCGAGCAGCGGGTGAAGCATACGAAATGGGTGGTTCTGCGGTATCCGAACTCTAGCATGGCACAGCTTGCCAATACGAGCACGGAAGCTTTTGAGGATTTCTACTTCAACGTCTGTAATCTGGATTACGCCAAAATGGATAAAGCCCAGGACCCGCTTGCGGAACTCATGAGCAAGACGGACAAGGTGCGGATCACGGGTCCGGGAACGGATATTTCCTTCTCCATCAAAGGCATCGGCGCTCAGAAATGCTCGGGTCACAGAAACATTCCGGACGGGGAAGTATACAGCGCACCTGTGCGCGATTCGGTTAACGGTACGATCAGCTATAATGCGGCAACCTTGTACAACGGCGTCACGTTAGAGAACATCAAATTTACTTTTGAAAACGGCAAAATTGTCGAAGCAACCAGCAACGATACCGCCCGCCTTAACGAGATTCTGGATTCGGACGAAGGTGCGCGCTATATCGGCGAGTTCGCCATCGGCCTCAACCCCTACATTCTGCATCCGATGAAAGATATTCTGTTCGATGAAAAAATCGCCGGCAGCCTTCATTTTACGCCGGGTCAAGCTTACGAGGAGACCGACAATGGCAACCGTTCCTCCATTCATTGGGATCTTGTGCTGATCCAGCGGCCGGAATACGGCGGCGGGGAGATTTATTTTGACGACAGACTGATCCGTAAAGACGGCCTGTTCGTCATTCCTGAACTCGAAGCGCTTAACCCGGAGCAATTGAAATAG
- a CDS encoding amidohydrolase, producing the protein MEQKPIEMLQPDMVEWRRYLHQHPELSYQERETSAFVAENLESFGIEVRRSESGYGVIGILKGVQPGKTVVLRADMDALPIQDEKECDYASKKSGVMHACGHDGHTSILLAAASYYSSRRNELRGEVRFLFQPAEEVCPGGALGLIGEGVLEGADAVYGLHLWTTLPVGTVASAPGPLMASADEFFIDIIGKGGHAGMPHRTIDSIAAGAALVTQLHSIISRFVDPLQPAVLSVGTIQGGYAQNVVAERCRITGTVRAYNTETRELLRRRIEEMVASVPAAYGAESKLDYLMGYPPLVNDEGEAARFFREAPAALGSSVRVERIEKQMPAEDFAYYVNEIPGCFMFVGAGNPEKNASYPHHHAKFDFDEEAMLHGLKLLVAMTDSCLNEAAAE; encoded by the coding sequence ATGGAGCAAAAACCGATTGAAATGCTGCAGCCGGATATGGTGGAGTGGCGCCGTTATTTGCATCAGCATCCCGAGCTGTCTTACCAGGAGCGGGAGACATCGGCTTTTGTGGCTGAGAATTTGGAAAGCTTCGGGATTGAAGTGAGGAGAAGCGAGTCTGGGTATGGCGTAATTGGAATATTAAAAGGTGTACAGCCGGGAAAGACGGTAGTCCTTCGGGCGGATATGGACGCTCTGCCCATTCAGGACGAGAAGGAATGCGACTATGCTTCAAAAAAATCCGGCGTGATGCATGCTTGCGGGCATGACGGGCACACCTCCATCCTGCTGGCTGCAGCGAGTTATTACAGCAGCCGCAGGAATGAGCTGCGCGGCGAGGTGCGGTTCCTATTCCAGCCTGCAGAAGAGGTATGCCCGGGCGGAGCGCTTGGCCTGATCGGCGAAGGGGTGCTGGAAGGAGCCGACGCCGTGTACGGGCTGCATCTGTGGACGACGCTGCCGGTTGGAACGGTGGCAAGCGCGCCCGGTCCGCTGATGGCGTCGGCGGACGAATTCTTTATCGATATTATCGGCAAGGGAGGACATGCCGGCATGCCGCACCGGACGATCGACAGCATTGCGGCGGGAGCGGCGCTCGTCACGCAGCTTCACAGCATTATCAGCCGCTTCGTTGACCCGCTGCAACCGGCCGTCCTAAGCGTAGGCACCATTCAGGGCGGATATGCGCAAAATGTTGTTGCGGAACGGTGCCGGATTACCGGAACGGTCCGGGCATACAATACGGAGACCCGGGAGCTGCTGAGACGCAGAATCGAAGAAATGGTGGCATCCGTTCCCGCGGCCTACGGCGCGGAATCGAAGCTGGATTATTTAATGGGCTATCCGCCGCTTGTTAATGATGAAGGGGAGGCGGCCCGCTTTTTCCGGGAAGCGCCTGCGGCGCTGGGCAGTTCGGTACGGGTTGAACGGATCGAGAAGCAGATGCCGGCCGAGGATTTTGCCTATTATGTAAATGAGATTCCCGGGTGTTTCATGTTCGTGGGGGCTGGAAATCCCGAGAAGAACGCGTCATATCCGCATCATCACGCGAAATTCGATTTCGACGAAGAAGCGATGCTGCACGGACTTAAGCTGCTGGTCGCCATGACGGATTCCTGTCTAAACGAAGCGGCGGCCGAATAA
- a CDS encoding DNA repair helicase XPB produces the protein MINKGPCLVRRDRTVLLDCSHPEFEAARDRLPMFAELVKSPPLYHTYRITPLSLWNAAALGASADGIAECLEQLSGRGLPSGLAEEMKLLMSRYGRLTLHSADGAERLLLRGDSEELLNEPEVGAVAAACGFHRTGPLEMTGSAACRGMLKQELARAGYPVLDSAGYHQGEALDISWKKADASFQLRDYQREAAQRFEAFGGSGIIVLPCGAGKTIVGLAVLEASQCETLILTSNATSVRQWTEELKMRTNLAPESIGEYTGERRQVRPVTVATYQMLTHRVSKSEGFKHMGLFNERNWGLIVYDEVHLLPAPVFRATAEIQATRRLGLTATLVREDGREGDVFSLIGPKIYDCPWKTLERRGWIAAVQCLEVPVPMEPELKKQYLYGTAKEKFRLASVNPVKAEMAAKIIKAHKGASILVIGQYLDQLAELAAVVGAPVITGKTPQQERAKLYNAFNEGILPVLIVSKVANFAVNLPDASVAIEVSGAFGSRQEEAQRLGRVLRPKRGDNRAYFYTLVTEDSREQEFALRRRLFLTEQGYEYTVMPNFGEETLARFEEPKCGNPRQEEASGS, from the coding sequence GTGATTAATAAGGGTCCTTGTCTAGTGCGCAGAGACCGGACAGTACTGCTGGATTGCAGCCACCCGGAGTTCGAAGCGGCCCGGGACCGTCTGCCGATGTTCGCGGAGCTGGTCAAGAGTCCTCCGCTTTATCATACATATCGGATAACTCCGCTGTCGCTGTGGAATGCGGCCGCGCTGGGAGCCTCGGCGGACGGAATCGCGGAATGCCTTGAACAGCTGTCCGGGCGCGGGCTGCCTTCCGGGCTTGCGGAAGAAATGAAGCTGCTGATGTCGAGATATGGGAGACTTACATTACATTCGGCAGATGGAGCGGAGAGGCTGCTGCTGCGCGGCGACAGCGAAGAGCTTCTGAATGAGCCGGAGGTGGGAGCGGTCGCAGCCGCCTGCGGGTTTCACAGAACGGGTCCGCTTGAAATGACCGGTAGCGCAGCCTGCCGGGGAATGCTGAAGCAGGAGCTGGCCCGGGCCGGATACCCGGTGCTGGACAGCGCCGGGTACCATCAGGGCGAAGCGCTGGATATCAGCTGGAAGAAAGCCGATGCTTCCTTCCAGTTGAGGGATTACCAGCGGGAAGCGGCTCAACGGTTCGAGGCTTTCGGCGGCAGCGGGATTATCGTTCTGCCCTGCGGCGCGGGCAAGACCATCGTCGGTCTGGCCGTGCTGGAGGCTTCACAATGCGAGACGCTGATCCTTACGTCCAATGCGACCTCGGTTCGCCAGTGGACCGAGGAGCTGAAGATGCGGACCAATCTGGCTCCCGAATCTATCGGTGAATATACCGGCGAACGGCGGCAGGTGCGGCCGGTTACGGTCGCGACCTATCAAATGCTGACGCACCGCGTTTCCAAAAGCGAAGGGTTTAAGCATATGGGGCTCTTCAACGAACGGAATTGGGGGCTGATCGTGTACGATGAAGTGCATCTGCTTCCCGCTCCGGTCTTTCGGGCAACAGCCGAAATTCAGGCTACACGCCGTCTCGGCCTTACCGCTACACTGGTCAGGGAAGACGGGCGGGAGGGAGATGTTTTCTCCCTGATTGGTCCCAAAATCTATGACTGCCCCTGGAAGACGCTGGAGCGCCGGGGTTGGATCGCCGCCGTACAGTGTCTGGAGGTTCCGGTTCCGATGGAACCGGAGCTGAAGAAGCAGTATCTGTACGGAACGGCCAAAGAAAAGTTTCGTCTCGCTTCAGTCAATCCCGTCAAAGCGGAAATGGCGGCGAAGATCATCAAGGCACACAAAGGAGCGTCCATCCTGGTCATCGGCCAGTATCTTGACCAGCTTGCGGAGCTGGCTGCAGTCGTCGGAGCGCCGGTCATTACCGGGAAGACACCGCAGCAGGAGCGGGCTAAATTGTACAATGCATTCAATGAAGGCATTTTGCCGGTACTGATCGTATCCAAGGTTGCCAACTTTGCGGTCAACCTTCCGGATGCCTCGGTTGCCATCGAGGTGTCGGGCGCGTTCGGCTCCCGTCAGGAGGAAGCGCAGCGGCTGGGCCGGGTGCTGCGCCCGAAGCGGGGAGACAACCGGGCTTATTTCTATACGCTGGTAACGGAAGACAGCAGAGAGCAGGAGTTCGCGCTCAGGCGGCGGCTGTTTTTGACGGAGCAGGGCTATGAGTATACCGTGATGCCTAATTTCGGCGAAGAAACTTTGGCAAGGTTTGAAGAACCGAAATGCGGGAACCCGCGCCAAGAGGAGGCTTCAGGATCATAA